One stretch of Gemmatimonadaceae bacterium DNA includes these proteins:
- a CDS encoding MBL fold metallo-hydrolase — protein MEPSIEHRTIGKWKVHAIQAGGQKLDGGSMFGVVPKPLWERRIPADERNRIQLGMRCLLVEHERGLVLIDNGLGNKESAKFHEIYGVENAGAEGRTWLDDALRQLRVSPDDVMTVIDTHLHFDHAGGNTYRDAEGQLRLTFPRARYVVQRSEYQWATNTNERTAASYFPHNFVPVMEAGRLALVQGEVEILPGITVMPTPGHTPGHQSVRLASGGETALFLGDLVPTVAHLPLPWIMGYDVEPLVTLETKRRILRMAAEQRWLLVFEHDATHAWGHAVHDGKGYALQTP, from the coding sequence ATGGAACCGTCGATCGAACACCGCACGATCGGGAAGTGGAAGGTCCATGCCATTCAGGCCGGCGGCCAGAAGTTGGACGGCGGCTCGATGTTCGGCGTGGTGCCCAAGCCGCTCTGGGAGCGGCGCATCCCGGCCGACGAACGGAACCGCATCCAGCTCGGCATGCGATGCCTGCTCGTGGAACACGAGCGCGGCCTTGTGCTCATCGACAACGGGTTGGGAAACAAGGAATCGGCCAAGTTCCACGAGATCTACGGGGTGGAGAACGCGGGCGCGGAGGGGCGCACCTGGCTGGATGACGCGCTCCGGCAACTCCGCGTGTCGCCCGACGACGTGATGACGGTGATCGACACGCACCTCCATTTCGACCACGCCGGCGGCAACACGTATCGGGACGCCGAAGGACAGCTGCGTCTCACGTTTCCGCGGGCGCGGTACGTGGTGCAGCGTTCGGAGTACCAATGGGCAACGAACACCAACGAGCGCACGGCGGCCAGCTACTTCCCGCACAACTTCGTGCCGGTCATGGAGGCGGGGCGGCTGGCACTGGTGCAGGGGGAGGTGGAGATCCTGCCCGGCATCACGGTCATGCCTACCCCCGGGCACACGCCGGGGCACCAGTCGGTGCGATTGGCTAGTGGTGGGGAGACAGCGCTCTTCCTGGGTGACCTCGTGCCCACGGTGGCGCATCTGCCGCTCCCGTGGATCATGGGCTACGACGTGGAGCCGCTGGTCACACTGGAGACCAAACGACGGATCTTGCGGATGGCGGCCGAGCAACGGTGGCTGCTGGTGTTCGAGCACGACGCGACGCACGCCTGGGGGCACGCGGTGCACGACGGCAAGGGATACGCCTTGCAGACGCCGTAG
- a CDS encoding exonuclease domain-containing protein: protein MIGPTRRLARLSYVVVDVETTGTSHGRGDRITEIAAVVVKNGRVGRSFHTLINPERSIPRYITQLTGISWAMVKDAPRFGDVSDTIRDLLGSHVFVAHNVPFDWGFVNMEMDRAGTPLLENPQLCTVRLARRLLSHLPRRSLDHVTAHYGITIQARHRALGDALATAQVLAHLLDDAFARGCDTWADLDRLLHPAAPSRRRWSALPRSATDDRTA from the coding sequence GTGATCGGGCCGACCCGCCGGCTGGCGCGGCTCTCCTACGTGGTGGTGGACGTCGAGACCACCGGCACGTCGCACGGCCGCGGCGACCGCATCACCGAGATCGCGGCCGTCGTGGTGAAGAACGGTCGCGTCGGCCGGTCGTTCCACACGCTGATCAATCCCGAACGCTCGATCCCACGGTATATCACGCAGCTCACGGGTATCTCGTGGGCCATGGTCAAGGACGCCCCGCGGTTCGGCGATGTGAGCGACACGATCCGCGACCTGCTCGGCAGCCACGTCTTCGTGGCTCACAACGTGCCGTTCGACTGGGGCTTCGTGAACATGGAAATGGACCGCGCTGGCACCCCGCTGCTGGAGAATCCGCAGCTGTGCACCGTGCGGCTGGCGCGCCGCCTACTCTCGCACCTCCCGCGGCGGTCGCTGGATCACGTCACGGCACACTACGGCATCACCATCCAAGCCCGGCACCGTGCGCTTGGCGACGCCCTGGCCACGGCCCAGGTGCTCGCCCACCTGCTGGACGACGCGTTCGCGCGCGGCTGCGACACGTGGGCCGACCTCGACCGTCTGCTGCACCCGGCGGCACCATCGCGGCGCCGCTGGTCGGCCCTGCCGCGCTCCGCCACCGACGACCGCACGGCGTGA
- a CDS encoding arginine deiminase family protein, protein MTSEIGALREVLVHTPGRELLAVTPSTREDYLYDDIIDADAAQREHRRFIALLERFGTVHQVSDLLEQVLAVPTAREQLMRAAMDIVPLEPLARDIAALDPAAVTRMLIEGREDEAGPLAKALNEPGYTLPPLPNLFFTRDSAMVTGDHVLVGSMRYGVRWSEELIMKSLFTHHPALGNAGILFDGASERRTNHTLEGGDVHPLRRDLVVIGFSERSSPAAIDQLASLFFAQTPVTDIIVVVMPKQQTAIHLDMIFTQVDRELCVVFPPHFVGSERLSVLHWRKGAAQLREMPNMFAALKECGMPMEPIFCGGTRRTAQEREQWASGCNFVAVRPGVVISYQRNDITLREMERMGFQTVSAVSYLTGQTSIGDGDRATIVFEGSELVRAGGGPRCMTCPVVRDDPWA, encoded by the coding sequence GTGACCTCTGAGATCGGCGCGCTCCGCGAAGTGCTGGTGCATACCCCGGGGCGCGAACTCCTCGCGGTGACTCCCAGCACCCGGGAGGACTACCTCTACGACGACATCATCGATGCCGACGCGGCGCAACGCGAGCACCGGCGGTTCATCGCCCTCCTGGAACGGTTTGGCACGGTCCATCAGGTGAGTGACCTGCTCGAGCAGGTGCTCGCGGTCCCGACGGCCCGCGAACAGCTCATGCGTGCTGCCATGGATATCGTGCCCTTGGAGCCGCTGGCCCGCGACATCGCGGCGCTCGATCCGGCTGCCGTGACCCGCATGCTGATCGAGGGCCGCGAAGACGAGGCCGGCCCGCTCGCCAAGGCCCTCAACGAGCCCGGCTATACGCTGCCCCCGCTGCCGAATCTGTTCTTCACCCGCGACAGCGCCATGGTGACGGGCGACCACGTGCTCGTCGGGTCCATGCGGTACGGGGTCCGATGGTCCGAAGAACTGATCATGAAATCGCTGTTCACGCACCATCCGGCGCTCGGCAATGCCGGCATCCTGTTCGACGGGGCCAGCGAACGGCGCACCAACCATACGTTGGAGGGCGGGGATGTCCATCCCCTCCGGCGCGACCTCGTGGTGATCGGATTCAGCGAGCGGTCGAGCCCGGCGGCCATCGACCAGCTCGCGTCGCTGTTCTTCGCACAGACACCCGTCACGGACATCATCGTCGTGGTCATGCCAAAGCAACAAACGGCGATCCACCTCGACATGATCTTCACGCAGGTGGACCGCGAACTGTGCGTGGTGTTTCCGCCGCACTTCGTGGGTTCGGAACGGTTGAGCGTGCTCCACTGGCGCAAGGGCGCGGCGCAGCTGCGCGAGATGCCCAACATGTTCGCCGCGCTCAAGGAGTGCGGCATGCCCATGGAGCCCATCTTCTGCGGGGGCACGCGCCGCACTGCACAGGAGCGCGAGCAGTGGGCGTCGGGGTGCAACTTCGTGGCGGTGCGCCCGGGCGTCGTCATCTCCTACCAGCGCAATGACATCACGCTCCGCGAGATGGAACGCATGGGCTTCCAGACCGTCTCGGCGGTGTCGTACCTCACCGGGCAGACGTCGATCGGCGATGGCGACCGCGCGACGATCGTGTTCGAGGGGTCGGAACTGGTGCGGGCGGGCGGCGGCCCGCGGTGCATGACGTGCCCGGTTGTGCGGGACGACCCGTGGGCGTGA
- a CDS encoding redox-sensing transcriptional repressor Rex, producing MKRIADSTVRRLSAYLRFLEDFEGRGLTTISSDELAKRGGTTSAQVRKDLSFFGSFGKRGLGYSVPELAGRLREILGLGREWKVIIVGAGKIGAALARHHGFRQRGFQIVAAYDTDPATIGTDLEGVTVRDGSHLERDVHRDHPDIAVLTVPEQVAQKVANRLVHAGVKAILNFAPVQLQVPADVTVKTVNMAMELEGLSFALTNRD from the coding sequence GTGAAACGCATTGCGGATTCTACAGTTCGCAGGCTATCGGCCTACCTCCGGTTCCTCGAAGACTTCGAGGGGCGCGGCCTGACTACCATTTCGAGCGACGAACTGGCCAAGCGGGGCGGTACGACCTCCGCGCAGGTCCGGAAGGACCTCTCGTTCTTCGGCTCGTTCGGCAAGCGGGGACTCGGGTATTCGGTGCCAGAACTGGCCGGCCGGCTGCGAGAGATCCTCGGTCTCGGCCGCGAGTGGAAGGTGATCATCGTCGGCGCGGGGAAGATCGGCGCCGCCCTGGCCCGCCACCACGGGTTCCGGCAGCGGGGCTTTCAAATCGTCGCCGCGTACGACACCGATCCCGCGACGATCGGCACCGACCTCGAGGGGGTGACGGTGCGCGACGGGTCGCATCTCGAACGCGACGTTCATCGCGACCACCCGGATATCGCGGTGCTGACCGTCCCCGAGCAGGTGGCGCAGAAGGTCGCCAACCGACTGGTGCACGCCGGGGTCAAGGCCATCCTCAACTTCGCGCCGGTTCAGCTGCAAGTGCCCGCCGACGTCACGGTGAAGACGGTGAACATGGCGATGGAGCTGGAAGGACTCTCGTTCGCGCTCACCAACCGCGACTAG